A segment of the Streptomyces pactum genome:
GCACGCACGACTCCGCCCGAGCGTGCCGATCCGGCCCTGACACGCACAATTCCGCCCGAGCGTGGCGGCCCGGCCCTGACACGCACGACTCCGCCCCGGCGTGGCGGCCCTCAGACGCGCGTCCAGGTGGCGCGGTCGCGGGCCATGGCGTGCAGGGCCTCCACGTCCGCCGGTTTCAGCATCCCGCCCAGGCGGGCCAGCTCCGGCAGCTCCGTGTCCGTGAGCAGGCGGACCGAGCGGGGCGGCGCGGTGACGGTCACGCGCGCCGCGCCGACCAGGACGAGGACCGGACGGACCTCCGCCGTCAGGGCGTACGAGGACCGGTCGGCGTCGGAACGGACCCGGCGCAGCAGGGGAAGCGGTTCGCGGCGGCCCAGTGCGACCAGGGGGTCGGTGACGTGGACGCGTTGCCCGCGGGCGGGCAGCACGTGCAGGGCGAAGAGGCCGCCGGGGCCGATCACCAGGTGGTGGACGCGGTCGCCGCCGGGCAGCGGGACGGAGTGCAGGGTGTGCCACCCGGCGCCTTCGAGGCGGTCGAGGGCCGCTCCCGTCGCCTGCTCGGCCGCCAGCGCCCGGCGCCGCGGGTCGGGCCGCAGCCGGTGCGCCGGGCCGGGGTCGCGCTCCAGGGCGACCAGGAGCGCCTCGCCGGGCCGGTTGGGGGCGAGGTCGTCGTCCGGGTGGAGGGAGAGCCGGGCCAGCTCGGCGGGGGTCGGGACCGGGGGCGGGCCTACGGTGACCGGGCCGGTGAGGAAGGGGCCCAGGGCCTCGAGTACCTCGTTCTCGCGGTCGTCGCCGAGCAGGTTGACGCGGGCCGTCTCACGGTCGTACCAGGCGACGTTCCCGCCGTCCGGGAGGCAGACGTACAGCCGTTCCCGACCGTGCCGCCGGGACGGTATGACGCGCAGTCCGTTCATGCACCATCACCCCGGTCCATGGGAACAGGCGGGGTGCTGCGGGGGCAAGAAGGCGGCTACCTTTGGCAGCGGTCGGGCAGACTCTCGGGCGGCATGGGGAGGCGCTGTTGCGTACCCGTGGGAAGGGACCGGACGCACCGGCTCCGGACAGGCCGTGGGACGAGATCGTGCCGGGGCTGTGGATGGGCGGGCACGAGTTCCGGCGGCAGGCGGGGGAGTCGGCGTTCGCCGTCGTGCGGGACGAGTTCGATCTCGTACAGACTCTGCTCCGGCTGCCCGGACACGGGCCGGACGACGGCGTCGAGCACCATGTGTGGCCGATCCCCGACGGTCCCCTCGACGGGACGCAGCTCGCGGGGGTGATCCGGCTGGCGGAGGCCGCGGGCGAGGCGCTGGACGGGGGCCGCAAGGTCCTCGTGCGCTGTTACCACGGGTACAACCGCTCCGGTCTCGTCGTCGCCCACACCCTGATGCGCCGGGGCGGCACCGCCGACGAGGCGGTCCGGCTGATCCGGGCCCGGCGTTCGCCGTGGGCGCTGCACAACGACCTGTTCGTGGAGTACCTGCGGGCCGGGCTCGACACCGCGCGTCTGCTGGAGGAGCTGGCCGAGTAGCCCGGCACGCCTGTGGGCACGCAAAATGGACTTCCGTCCGAATAAGGTGTAGCGGATCACCGATGCCGATCACCTGACGTCGTCAGACGACCGAACCCCAGGAGTGCAGTGCCCCCGAGCCGCCGCGGGCGCCCCGCCCGCGTCACCGCCGTCCTCGCGCTGCTCCTGGCGGCCGCGGCGGCCGGCGCGCTGACCGCCTGCGGTGACTCGGGCGGGCTGCGGAGCGCGGGGGCGACACCGGCCGCGCGGAGCCCGGCCCGGCTCTGGCCCGACCTGGCCCCGGCGTCGAGCCCGGCCTACGACATCGGCGAGGTGGACAACGAGGTCGTCAAGGGTGTCGCCGTGCCCGGCGGTGACATCCGCGAGGCCGACCCGGTGGCCGCCGTGCGGGCCGAGATCGCCGCGCACCCGGACGACTACGAGGGCGACGAGGCGCCGTACCGCGAGACGGCCCGCCGGATGGCGGACTGCGGCCCGGGCTGGGCCGACGGTGCGGACGGCCGGTGCCCGGTGCTCAGGCCGTACTACCGCGACCTGACCGGCGACGGGCGCCCCGAGATGACCCTGGGCTTCCGGCTGCTGCCCGAGAACATGACCGCCGTGCGCGTCTACACCGTCGACAAGGACCGGCTCGTACGGGTCATGTCCTACGACGACGCGGTGAGCTCGGTCGCGCTGGCCGGGCGGACGGTGATCCTCCGCTCGCCGTCGGAGGTCGCGGGCTACGAGTACCGGCTCCGGTGGACGTGGGACCCCGACCAGCGGGCCATGCTCCTCACGAGCGACGAGATGCTGCGCACGGACGACGGCGGGAAGCCCGCCAAGCGTCCGTCCCCGTCCCCGTCCCCGTCCATGCCCCCGTCCCCGTCCCCGTC
Coding sequences within it:
- a CDS encoding nuclease-related domain-containing protein, with protein sequence MNGLRVIPSRRHGRERLYVCLPDGGNVAWYDRETARVNLLGDDRENEVLEALGPFLTGPVTVGPPPVPTPAELARLSLHPDDDLAPNRPGEALLVALERDPGPAHRLRPDPRRRALAAEQATGAALDRLEGAGWHTLHSVPLPGGDRVHHLVIGPGGLFALHVLPARGQRVHVTDPLVALGRREPLPLLRRVRSDADRSSYALTAEVRPVLVLVGAARVTVTAPPRSVRLLTDTELPELARLGGMLKPADVEALHAMARDRATWTRV
- a CDS encoding protein-tyrosine phosphatase family protein, giving the protein MRTRGKGPDAPAPDRPWDEIVPGLWMGGHEFRRQAGESAFAVVRDEFDLVQTLLRLPGHGPDDGVEHHVWPIPDGPLDGTQLAGVIRLAEAAGEALDGGRKVLVRCYHGYNRSGLVVAHTLMRRGGTADEAVRLIRARRSPWALHNDLFVEYLRAGLDTARLLEELAE